In Alkalihalobacterium alkalinitrilicum, a genomic segment contains:
- a CDS encoding TraB/GumN family protein gives MSEQNITRINLDGKELILIGTAHVSKQSAEQVKEVIEAERPNSVCVELDEQRYQSIMDSNKWKDMNIFKVIKEKKATLLLMNLVISSFQKRMAKQFGIKPGQEMIQGIESAKEVDADLVLADRNIQITFARIWHNIGFMGKAKLLMEIFGSIFNKEDISEADLEKMKSQDMLDSMLHEFTVAFPKLKVPLIDERDQFLAKKIKDAPGDKVVAVLGAAHVPGIKKELYKEQDLGAISKLPPKSKAPKVIAWIIPILILSIIGYTFYMNPSVGMDLTTSWILWNGAFAALGAAIAFGHPLSILTAFVVAPLSSLNPLLAAGWFAGFVEAYIRKPKVEDFENLSEDVFTVKGFWSNMVTRILLVVVLTNLGSALGTFIGGADVIRMFIQNILGA, from the coding sequence ATGTCGGAGCAAAACATTACGAGGATAAACTTAGATGGAAAGGAACTCATCCTTATCGGGACCGCTCATGTTTCAAAACAAAGTGCAGAGCAAGTGAAAGAAGTAATCGAAGCTGAGCGACCAAATTCTGTATGTGTTGAACTCGATGAGCAACGCTATCAGTCCATTATGGATAGTAATAAATGGAAAGATATGAATATTTTCAAAGTCATTAAGGAAAAAAAAGCTACCCTTCTTTTAATGAATTTGGTCATTTCTTCTTTTCAAAAAAGGATGGCCAAGCAGTTTGGTATTAAGCCTGGACAAGAAATGATTCAAGGAATTGAGTCTGCAAAAGAAGTCGATGCGGACCTGGTATTAGCAGATCGGAATATCCAAATCACATTTGCTCGAATTTGGCATAATATCGGCTTTATGGGAAAAGCGAAGCTTCTTATGGAGATTTTTGGTAGTATCTTCAATAAAGAAGACATTTCGGAAGCGGATTTGGAAAAAATGAAATCGCAGGACATGCTCGACTCGATGCTTCATGAGTTTACGGTTGCATTTCCGAAATTAAAGGTCCCGTTAATCGATGAGCGTGATCAATTTTTAGCCAAAAAAATTAAAGATGCTCCAGGAGACAAGGTGGTAGCTGTTCTAGGTGCAGCGCACGTTCCAGGAATAAAAAAAGAACTTTATAAAGAGCAGGACTTAGGTGCAATTTCAAAGCTTCCACCGAAATCAAAAGCACCCAAAGTCATTGCTTGGATAATCCCGATCCTCATTCTAAGTATTATCGGATATACATTTTATATGAACCCTTCAGTTGGTATGGATTTAACGACGAGCTGGATCCTCTGGAATGGAGCTTTTGCAGCGCTTGGAGCTGCAATTGCTTTTGGACATCCGCTGAGTATACTGACGGCTTTTGTTGTAGCACCGTTAAGTTCTTTAAATCCACTACTTGCTGCTGGATGGTTTGCGGGCTTTGTGGAAGCCTACATTCGTAAACCGAAAGTGGAGGACTTTGAAAACCTGTCCGAAGATGTTTTCACGGTTAAAGGGTTTTGGAGTAATATGGTAACTCGTATTCTATTGGTTGTTGTTTTGACGAACCTCGGAAGTGCATTAGGGACGTTTATTGGCGGGGCCGATGTGATCCGTATGTTTATTCAGAACATTTTAGGAGCTTAA
- a CDS encoding DUF3883 domain-containing protein — MSNYTESEILAVAIKILEEAGEMTTTELKEALIVEMKPDGNDDKINKSRNDTKFEQKVRNMISHRENNELLKYCEYRREEKKGILRSRSLPKFEQYEKERQEIQTRKEKKRRYQARKINFDELNMRNKEIGYKGEKFVLKLEKEQLSSDLAEKIIHVSIEEGDGAGYDILSYDSSGKPKFLEVKTTTGPKETPFYLTENEKVFFEEYKEEVEIVRVYDFDVETGTGEIYKLRGEDFLKKVNLQPIAYKVIFNDGVQ, encoded by the coding sequence ATGAGTAACTATACCGAAAGTGAAATTCTTGCTGTAGCGATCAAAATCTTAGAAGAAGCAGGGGAAATGACAACAACCGAGCTAAAAGAAGCCCTAATAGTAGAGATGAAACCTGATGGCAACGATGATAAAATCAATAAAAGTCGTAATGATACGAAATTTGAGCAAAAAGTAAGAAATATGATTTCCCATCGAGAAAACAACGAATTGCTAAAATATTGTGAGTATCGACGAGAAGAAAAAAAAGGAATTTTAAGATCAAGGTCGTTACCTAAATTTGAACAGTATGAAAAAGAAAGGCAAGAAATCCAAACGCGGAAAGAAAAGAAGCGAAGGTATCAAGCACGAAAAATCAATTTTGATGAGCTAAATATGAGAAATAAGGAGATTGGGTATAAAGGAGAAAAGTTTGTTCTGAAATTAGAAAAAGAACAGCTTAGCTCAGATCTCGCTGAAAAAATTATCCATGTTTCCATAGAAGAAGGCGATGGTGCGGGCTATGATATTTTATCGTATGACAGTTCGGGGAAACCGAAATTCTTAGAAGTAAAAACAACGACGGGGCCGAAAGAAACGCCGTTTTATTTGACAGAAAATGAAAAAGTATTTTTCGAAGAATATAAAGAAGAAGTTGAAATCGTTAGAGTTTATGATTTTGATGTTGAAACAGGGACAGGTGAAATCTACAAACTAAGGGGCGAAGATTTTTTAAAAAAAGTGAATTTACAACCGATTGCCTATAAAGTTATTTTTAACGATGGCGTACAATAG
- the cysI gene encoding assimilatory sulfite reductase (NADPH) hemoprotein subunit, whose amino-acid sequence MVNKTLLKAPEGPPSDVERIKEESDYLRGTLRETMLDRITSGISDDDNRLMKFHGSYLQDDRDLRNERQKQKLEPAYQFMLRVRTPGGVSTPEQWLVMDELAQKYGNGTLKLTTRQAFQMHGILKWNMKKTIQDIHASLLDTIAACGDVNRNVMCNPNPDQSEIHAEVFKWSKQLSDDLLPRTRAYHELWLDEEKIASTPDVDEEIEPMYGPLYLPRKFKIGIAVPPSNDIDVFSQDLGYIAIVEDGKLIGFNVAIGGGMGMSHGDKETYPQLAKVIGFCKPEQIYDVAEKIITIQRDYGNRSERKNARFKYTVDRLGLGTVKDELENRLGWSLEEEKPYHFDHNGDRYGWVKGVKGRWHFTLFVEGGRITDLEEYKLMTGLREIAKIHSGDFRLTANQNLVIANVTSQKKKKVTELIEQYGLTDGKHYSALRRSSLACVSLPTCGLAMAEAERYLPVLIDKIEAIVEENGLRNEEITIRMTGCPNGCARHALGEIGFIGKAPGKYNMYLGAAFDGSRLSKMYRENIGEQEILKELGVLLPRYAKEREEGEHFGDFVIRAGVIKETTDGTNFHA is encoded by the coding sequence ATGGTGAACAAGACCTTATTAAAAGCACCAGAAGGCCCGCCTAGTGATGTCGAGCGTATTAAAGAAGAAAGTGATTATTTGCGCGGCACGCTGAGAGAAACAATGTTGGATCGAATCACTTCGGGAATTTCTGATGATGATAACCGCCTGATGAAATTCCACGGCAGTTACTTACAAGACGATCGTGATCTACGGAATGAGCGTCAGAAGCAAAAGCTTGAGCCTGCCTATCAGTTTATGTTACGTGTACGTACTCCAGGAGGTGTTTCTACACCAGAACAATGGCTTGTGATGGATGAACTTGCACAAAAGTACGGGAACGGGACACTAAAATTGACAACACGTCAGGCGTTTCAAATGCACGGAATTTTAAAATGGAATATGAAAAAAACAATTCAAGACATTCATGCGTCCCTTCTAGATACCATTGCGGCCTGTGGGGATGTAAATCGAAACGTTATGTGCAACCCGAACCCAGATCAATCTGAGATTCATGCAGAAGTATTTAAATGGTCGAAGCAGCTTAGCGATGATTTACTACCACGTACACGAGCGTATCATGAACTTTGGTTAGATGAAGAAAAAATAGCAAGTACTCCAGATGTGGATGAAGAGATTGAACCGATGTACGGACCGCTTTATTTACCACGAAAGTTTAAGATTGGTATCGCTGTTCCACCATCGAATGATATTGATGTTTTCTCACAAGATCTTGGCTACATTGCAATTGTTGAAGATGGTAAGCTCATCGGTTTTAACGTAGCGATCGGCGGTGGAATGGGGATGAGTCATGGAGATAAAGAAACGTATCCGCAGCTCGCTAAAGTGATCGGTTTCTGTAAACCAGAGCAAATATATGATGTTGCTGAAAAAATCATTACGATTCAACGTGACTATGGGAACCGTTCGGAACGTAAAAATGCCAGGTTTAAATACACGGTTGATCGACTAGGACTAGGAACGGTTAAGGATGAACTTGAGAATCGTCTCGGTTGGAGCTTAGAAGAAGAGAAGCCTTATCATTTCGACCATAATGGGGACCGTTATGGTTGGGTGAAAGGTGTAAAAGGAAGATGGCACTTTACATTATTTGTTGAAGGTGGCCGTATTACAGATTTAGAAGAGTACAAATTAATGACGGGCTTACGTGAAATTGCTAAAATTCACTCAGGAGATTTTCGTCTAACAGCCAATCAAAACCTCGTCATTGCCAATGTTACGAGTCAGAAAAAGAAAAAAGTGACTGAACTCATTGAACAATACGGTTTAACTGATGGTAAACACTATTCTGCACTTCGTCGTAGTTCATTAGCATGTGTTAGTTTACCAACGTGCGGTTTAGCCATGGCTGAAGCTGAACGCTATTTGCCTGTACTTATTGATAAAATTGAAGCAATTGTTGAGGAAAATGGATTGCGAAATGAAGAAATTACAATCCGGATGACGGGATGTCCGAATGGTTGTGCACGACATGCACTTGGTGAAATTGGCTTCATTGGTAAAGCTCCAGGCAAATATAATATGTATCTTGGGGCGGCTTTTGACGGTAGTAGGTTGAGTAAAATGTACCGTGAAAATATCGGCGAACAAGAAATATTAAAGGAACTTGGTGTATTACTTCCTCGTTATGCAAAAGAACGCGAGGAAGGCGAGCACTTCGGTGACTTTGTCATTCGTGCAGGCGTCATTAAAGAAACAACAGACGGCACAAACTTTCATGCGTAA
- a CDS encoding assimilatory sulfite reductase (NADPH) flavoprotein subunit, with protein sequence MQFQVMNSPFNQEQVELLNRLLPTLTETQKVWLCGYLAASQTVGTASTTIETQPTEVSPLSNTPIQIAISKEVTILYGSQTGNAQSLAEDAGKTLKEKGFQITVSSMSEFKPNQLKKIENLLIVVSTHGEGEPPDNALSFHEFLHGRRAPKLDDLRFSVLSLGDSSYEFFCQTGKEFDQKLEALGGTRVYPRVDCDLDFDEPAAEWLEGVIGGLSAVQGGGAATPTPVDTPQTSPSEFSRTNPFKAEVLENLNLNGRGSNKETRHLEISLEGSGLSYEPGDSLGIYPENDPELVGLLLEEIQFDPNEKVTINKQGDVLSLKEALLSHFEITVVTKPVLEQVAKLSTSVELQELFLSGNTEKLKEYIKGRDLLDLVRDFGQWGNSAQEFVSVLRKMPPRLYSIASSLSANPDEVHLTIGAVRYEAHGRERNGVCSILCAERLEPGDTIPVFVQNNQNFKLPENPETPIIMVGPGTGVAPFRAFMQEREELGAEGKSWMFFGDQHFVTDFLYQTEWQKWLKDGVLTKMDVAFSRDTAEKVYVQHRMLENSTELFNWLQEGAVVYICGDEKYMAHDVHNTLLEIVEKEGGMNREQSEAYLADLQQQKRYQRDVY encoded by the coding sequence TTGCAATTTCAAGTAATGAACAGTCCGTTTAATCAGGAGCAAGTAGAGCTCCTCAATCGTCTACTACCAACTTTAACTGAAACGCAAAAAGTATGGTTATGTGGTTATTTAGCGGCATCTCAAACGGTTGGAACTGCTTCTACTACAATAGAAACGCAGCCAACTGAAGTATCGCCACTTAGTAATACTCCCATTCAAATAGCCATTTCAAAAGAGGTGACCATTCTTTATGGGTCACAGACTGGAAATGCACAAAGTCTTGCAGAAGATGCTGGCAAGACCTTAAAGGAAAAAGGATTTCAAATTACCGTTTCGTCGATGAGTGAATTTAAACCAAACCAATTGAAAAAGATAGAAAATCTTCTGATTGTGGTAAGCACACATGGCGAAGGGGAGCCACCTGATAATGCGTTGTCATTTCATGAGTTTCTTCACGGAAGACGCGCACCTAAGCTCGATGATCTTCGCTTTTCGGTATTATCACTTGGGGATAGCTCCTATGAATTTTTCTGTCAAACAGGTAAGGAGTTTGACCAGAAGCTAGAAGCGTTAGGTGGTACTAGGGTTTATCCACGTGTGGACTGTGATCTGGACTTTGATGAGCCAGCAGCAGAATGGCTTGAAGGTGTCATTGGAGGTTTAAGTGCAGTTCAAGGGGGCGGTGCTGCGACTCCTACTCCAGTTGATACACCACAAACTAGCCCTTCTGAATTTTCTCGAACGAATCCGTTTAAAGCTGAAGTACTTGAAAATCTAAATTTAAACGGGCGAGGCTCCAACAAAGAAACACGTCATCTTGAGATTTCACTAGAAGGGTCAGGTCTTTCATATGAACCAGGGGATAGTTTAGGTATATATCCAGAAAATGATCCTGAGTTAGTCGGTTTACTTCTTGAAGAAATACAATTCGATCCAAATGAAAAGGTAACGATTAATAAGCAAGGTGATGTTCTTTCGCTTAAAGAAGCCTTATTATCCCACTTTGAAATTACGGTGGTCACTAAACCAGTTCTTGAGCAAGTGGCGAAACTTTCAACGAGCGTGGAACTACAAGAACTTTTCTTGTCAGGTAATACAGAAAAACTTAAAGAGTATATAAAGGGTCGTGATTTATTAGATTTAGTCCGCGACTTTGGTCAGTGGGGTAATTCAGCACAAGAGTTTGTTTCTGTCCTTAGAAAAATGCCACCTCGTCTTTATTCGATTGCAAGTAGTTTATCAGCAAATCCTGATGAAGTCCATTTAACAATCGGTGCGGTCCGATATGAAGCGCACGGCCGCGAACGAAATGGTGTTTGTTCAATTTTATGTGCAGAACGTCTTGAACCAGGGGACACTATACCTGTTTTTGTTCAAAACAACCAAAACTTTAAGTTGCCTGAAAATCCCGAAACACCAATTATTATGGTTGGACCAGGTACTGGCGTTGCTCCGTTCCGTGCTTTTATGCAAGAACGGGAAGAATTGGGTGCAGAAGGAAAGTCGTGGATGTTCTTCGGAGATCAACATTTCGTCACTGATTTCCTTTATCAAACAGAATGGCAAAAATGGTTAAAAGATGGTGTTCTTACGAAGATGGACGTTGCATTTTCACGTGATACAGCGGAAAAAGTGTATGTGCAGCATCGAATGCTTGAGAATAGTACGGAATTATTCAATTGGCTTCAAGAAGGTGCAGTCGTCTACATTTGTGGAGATGAGAAATATATGGCACATGATGTCCATAATACCCTTCTTGAAATTGTTGAAAAAGAAGGCGGCATGAACCGCGAACAATCGGAAGCCTACTTAGCAGACTTGCAACAACAAAAACGCTATCAACGCGATGTATATTGA
- a CDS encoding DNA adenine methylase yields the protein MVKPFVKWPGGKSAELEIIHQYMPQAMNNYIEPFLGGGACFLSINREKYNQAYVNDFSTELISLYTLIRDKNEEFQKYLQDIWNVWSFFGMLSNDYYESLRRYYQQYKSDEIDKDELKQIIDKFIEDKRTEITLGLQNSMNINFERLMKELKKSIISKFGNTKNNELKKGDLPEEDYRKNFEASIRASVYTYYRYLYNERVKYKLNQELHIALFFYLREFCYSSMFRYNQSGGFNVPYGGTSYNSKAFNHKIDYLWNEELQEILRNTSFYNADFAEFLQEIPIHEEDFIFLDPPYDSDFSTYANHSFASSDQERLANYLLNECQCRFMLIIKNTDFIYNLYNQPGINIIGFNKEYSVSFMDRNDRKVEHILITNY from the coding sequence TTGGTAAAGCCGTTTGTGAAGTGGCCAGGGGGCAAGTCAGCCGAACTGGAAATCATCCATCAATATATGCCTCAGGCAATGAATAATTATATAGAACCTTTTTTAGGGGGGGGAGCATGTTTTCTCTCCATCAATCGAGAAAAGTACAATCAAGCGTACGTCAATGACTTTTCAACTGAATTGATTTCATTGTACACGCTCATAAGAGACAAAAATGAAGAGTTTCAAAAATATTTACAGGACATATGGAATGTTTGGAGTTTCTTTGGCATGCTGTCCAATGATTATTATGAATCGCTACGTCGTTACTATCAGCAGTATAAGAGTGACGAAATCGACAAAGATGAATTGAAACAGATCATTGACAAATTTATTGAAGATAAACGAACTGAAATAACGCTAGGCCTACAAAACAGTATGAATATCAACTTTGAAAGATTGATGAAAGAGTTAAAGAAATCGATCATATCCAAGTTCGGGAACACGAAGAATAATGAGTTAAAAAAAGGCGATTTACCTGAAGAAGATTATCGGAAAAACTTTGAAGCGAGTATTAGAGCGAGTGTCTATACGTATTATCGATATCTTTATAATGAAAGAGTAAAGTATAAACTTAATCAAGAACTGCATATTGCGTTATTTTTCTACTTGCGAGAATTTTGTTATTCTTCGATGTTTCGATATAATCAAAGCGGTGGATTTAATGTTCCTTATGGTGGAACGTCGTATAACAGTAAAGCTTTTAATCATAAAATAGATTATTTATGGAATGAGGAACTTCAAGAAATTTTAAGAAATACGAGTTTCTATAATGCCGACTTTGCAGAGTTTTTACAAGAAATACCGATTCATGAAGAGGATTTTATCTTTTTAGATCCTCCATATGATAGTGATTTTTCAACGTATGCGAATCATTCGTTTGCAAGTAGCGATCAAGAACGCCTTGCGAATTATTTATTAAATGAATGCCAATGTCGCTTCATGTTGATCATTAAAAATACCGACTTCATTTATAATCTGTACAATCAACCAGGAATCAATATTATTGGCTTTAATAAAGAATATAGTGTTAGTTTTATGGACCGTAATGATCGAAAAGTAGAACATATATTGATAACCAACTATTAA
- a CDS encoding HPP family protein, whose amino-acid sequence MDIQKELNKENNHQFNTLLSSYFTKMKGERKSEPSVQIKENLISATGGLIAMLVISVMAVTIGFPMVLGPMGASCLLVFAAHAGPFSQPRHILGGHFISTIVALSIWDIFGRTHLKIEITLAVVLFLMVVSKMLHPPAAASAIVAINTEAGWGFLLTILISAIILIAISVAYNNLFKNR is encoded by the coding sequence ATGGATATTCAAAAGGAACTTAACAAAGAAAATAATCATCAATTCAATACATTACTAAGTTCATATTTTACTAAAATGAAAGGTGAAAGGAAAAGCGAGCCGTCTGTACAAATAAAAGAAAATCTTATTTCCGCAACGGGTGGACTCATAGCAATGCTGGTTATTAGTGTTATGGCTGTTACAATCGGATTTCCGATGGTACTTGGACCAATGGGGGCAAGTTGCTTGCTTGTTTTTGCCGCTCATGCAGGGCCGTTTTCTCAACCGCGTCATATTTTAGGTGGCCATTTTATTTCAACAATCGTCGCTTTATCGATATGGGATATCTTTGGAAGAACTCATTTAAAAATTGAAATTACACTTGCAGTCGTTTTATTTTTAATGGTAGTTTCCAAGATGCTTCACCCTCCTGCAGCGGCAAGTGCGATTGTTGCGATAAATACAGAGGCAGGTTGGGGGTTCCTGTTAACGATACTTATTAGTGCAATAATTTTAATTGCTATTTCTGTCGCATATAATAATCTTTTTAAAAATCGCTAA
- a CDS encoding SET domain-containing protein, with translation MIEVKNSNISDGEFNRGVFATQDIKKGQLFHEAPVVPVPNEQHEFLDKTILGDYVYEYGINHTAIVLGYGMLFNHSYEPNATYDINFDNHTFDYYAYKDIKKGEEIFINYNGEVDNDDPLWFNKE, from the coding sequence ATGATTGAAGTAAAAAATTCGAATATTAGTGATGGAGAATTCAATAGAGGGGTTTTCGCAACCCAAGATATTAAAAAAGGACAACTTTTCCATGAAGCACCCGTCGTTCCTGTCCCGAATGAACAGCATGAATTTTTGGATAAGACAATACTTGGTGATTACGTGTATGAATATGGGATCAACCACACAGCCATCGTCTTAGGTTACGGAATGTTATTTAACCATTCGTATGAACCGAATGCAACCTATGATATTAATTTTGACAACCATACATTCGACTATTACGCTTATAAAGATATTAAAAAAGGAGAAGAGATTTTTATTAACTACAATGGTGAAGTTGATAACGACGATCCACTTTGGTTTAATAAAGAATAA
- a CDS encoding HNH endonuclease: MRTSGKSRLLNHLKQNVGKGVTRDELSEIARVHDWQRTIRTLRKDDGWDIETLKDGYRLNSLTPQETETKRQPINDKLRYAVLQRDNSTCQRCGRGVKDGIKLHIDHKTPVDMGGKSSLENLWTLCEQCNLGKKNLFSDEDDEKMKIVLSQPSGYQKLKVYIELNPNKVLEPEKLQIISNIRDWPRTLRDIRVKHSMNIEWLQPNRDFPNGAYVYRLEGE, from the coding sequence ATGCGTACTAGTGGAAAGTCCCGCTTGTTAAATCATCTCAAACAAAACGTTGGAAAAGGCGTAACCCGTGATGAATTAAGTGAAATTGCTAGAGTTCATGACTGGCAACGTACGATTCGCACACTTAGAAAAGATGATGGCTGGGATATTGAAACGTTAAAGGATGGGTATCGATTAAATTCTCTCACACCACAAGAAACTGAAACAAAAAGACAACCAATAAATGACAAGTTAAGATATGCTGTCCTCCAACGAGACAATTCGACATGCCAACGATGCGGAAGGGGCGTAAAAGATGGTATAAAGTTGCATATCGATCATAAAACTCCTGTGGATATGGGTGGAAAATCGAGCCTCGAAAATCTTTGGACACTATGTGAACAATGTAACTTAGGGAAGAAAAATTTGTTTTCCGATGAGGATGATGAGAAAATGAAAATTGTCCTTTCTCAACCTAGTGGTTATCAGAAGTTAAAAGTATACATTGAACTTAATCCTAATAAAGTTCTCGAACCTGAAAAATTACAAATCATTAGTAATATTAGAGACTGGCCCCGAACATTACGTGACATTCGAGTGAAACATTCAATGAATATCGAATGGCTTCAACCAAACCGTGACTTTCCGAATGGTGCCTATGTTTATCGTCTAGAAGGGGAGTAG
- a CDS encoding heavy-metal-associated domain-containing protein: MKDVSLQVEKMSCGNCLSTIEKALKSIDGVHQATGSLENKTINVQYDETKAKVSDLTHAIENAGYIVI, from the coding sequence GTGAAGGACGTTTCTCTACAAGTGGAAAAAATGAGTTGTGGAAATTGTTTATCAACAATTGAAAAAGCTTTAAAAAGCATTGATGGGGTTCACCAAGCTACAGGAAGTCTTGAAAATAAAACCATCAATGTTCAATACGACGAAACAAAAGCAAAAGTTTCTGATCTAACCCATGCCATAGAAAATGCTGGTTATATCGTAATCTAA